A single Biomphalaria glabrata chromosome 2, xgBioGlab47.1, whole genome shotgun sequence DNA region contains:
- the LOC106074259 gene encoding group XIIA secretory phospholipase A2-like yields the protein MKSFVILGYTGMTPLYFIISMLYINNVTATSKDTISKSMSDILGSLQNLVGTVKDYIGDEQGCVFQCPKGLKPYENKSHVKSSNGCGSFGFKLESHIRIKEMTKCCDEHDYCYDTCNKSKEKCDGKFKKCLADICKNIKGHLSKEAYEGCHNGVDMIYAATVALGCKPYRDAQAKACICLKRHSDL from the exons ATGAAATCCTTTGTCATTCTTGGCTATACTGGAATGACTCCACTATATTTCATTATAAGTATGCTGTACATAAATAATGTAACAGCAACAAGTAAAGACACTATATCAAAGTCAATGAGTGACATATTAGGATCCTTACAGAATTTAGTTGGAACAGTGAAAGACTATATTGGTGATGAACAAGGTTGTGTATTTCAATGCCCAAAAG GTCTTAAGCcctatgaaaataaaagtcatGTCAAATCATCAAATGGATGTGGTTCATTTGGCTTTAAG CTAGAGTCTCACATCAGAATCAAAGAAATGACCAAGTGCTGTGATGAACATGATTACTGCTATGACACATGTaataaatcaaaagaaaaatgtgatggcaaatttaaaaaatgtttagcaGATATATGTAAAAATATTAAAGGTCACCTGTCAAAAGAAGCATATGAag GCTGCCACAATGGTGTTGACATGATCTATGCTGCAACTGTTGCTCTTGGCTGTAAACCATATAGAGATGCACAAGCTAAAGCATGCATTTGTTTAAAACGTCATTCCGATTTATAA